From a region of the Janthinobacterium sp. 61 genome:
- the cysM gene encoding cysteine synthase CysM gives MAYKTLEDTIGNTPLVQLTRLPGADAIARNNVILGKLEGNNPAGSVKDRAAMSMLKRAEERGVIKPGDTLIEATSGNTGIALAMAAALRGYKMLLLMPDNLSVERRQSMAAYGADILLTPKTGGMEYARDLAEQMQKDGRGVILDQFANEDNSRAHYESTGPEIWRDTNGQVTHFVSAMGTTGTIMGVSRYLKEQNPAIQIIGAQPEDGSQIPGIRKWPEAYLPKIYDKSRVDQVEYVSQGVAERMARSLAAEEGLFCGISAAGACEIALRISQTVENATIVFVVCDRGDRYLSTGVFPA, from the coding sequence ATGGCTTACAAGACACTTGAAGATACGATAGGCAATACCCCGCTGGTGCAACTGACGCGCTTGCCGGGCGCCGATGCGATTGCGCGCAACAACGTCATCCTCGGCAAGCTGGAAGGCAACAACCCGGCTGGCTCCGTGAAGGACCGCGCCGCCATGTCCATGCTCAAGCGCGCTGAAGAGCGCGGTGTCATCAAGCCAGGCGATACCCTGATCGAGGCCACCAGCGGCAATACGGGCATCGCGCTGGCCATGGCCGCCGCCTTGCGCGGCTACAAGATGCTGCTCCTGATGCCAGACAACCTCAGTGTGGAACGCCGTCAGAGCATGGCCGCATACGGCGCCGACATCTTGTTGACGCCGAAAACGGGCGGCATGGAATATGCGCGCGACCTGGCCGAGCAGATGCAGAAGGATGGCCGCGGCGTGATTCTCGACCAGTTCGCCAACGAAGACAATTCGCGTGCCCACTATGAAAGCACGGGGCCGGAAATCTGGCGCGATACCAATGGCCAAGTCACCCATTTCGTCAGCGCCATGGGCACGACGGGCACCATCATGGGCGTGTCGCGCTATTTGAAGGAACAGAATCCCGCCATCCAGATCATCGGCGCTCAGCCAGAGGATGGATCGCAGATTCCCGGCATCCGCAAATGGCCGGAAGCGTACTTGCCGAAAATTTACGACAAGTCGCGCGTGGACCAAGTGGAATACGTGAGCCAGGGAGTGGCTGAGCGCATGGCGCGCAGCCTGGCGGCGGAAGAGGGCTTGTTCTGCGGCATCTCCGCGGCCGGCGCCTGCGAAATTGCGCTGCGCATCTCGCAAACGGTGGAAAACGCGACCATCGTGTTCGTCGTCTGCGATCGCGGCGACCGTTACTTGTCGACGGGTGTCTTCCCTGCCTGA
- the mltB gene encoding lytic murein transglycosylase B, with the protein MLPIKTSALSLLLSLPLCLATAHAGENSNISAADRARAVRAAKAPPAKATAKKAPAKFDFEGEFVDYANWKEVRAFLDEMSAKHGFDRAELDTLIGKVRYVESTVQLMKPAPPGKPKNWQAYSARFIEPVRINAGVKFWEENAEALARAERDYGVPAEIIVGIIGVETVYGRNTGRFRVLDALTTLAFSYPESPTRAARMEFFKGELENALLYARKDGIDPLTLLGSYAGAIGLPQFMPSSIMKYAVDFDGDGHIDLRNSTADAIGSVAHFLVEHGWRRDDPAISTYRVTVSSSHAWEKFIGQGLQAKYRLAELQEAGVSTVSSPPQNMLFGLIDLQNGSEATEYHLASNNFFAITQYNRSYFYAMSVIDLGKAISQVRAR; encoded by the coding sequence TTGTTACCGATCAAAACCTCCGCCCTGTCCCTGCTCCTCTCCCTTCCCCTGTGCCTGGCGACCGCGCACGCGGGCGAAAACAGCAATATTTCCGCAGCCGACCGCGCCCGTGCCGTGCGTGCGGCAAAGGCGCCGCCCGCCAAGGCGACGGCAAAAAAAGCACCGGCGAAATTCGACTTCGAAGGTGAGTTTGTCGACTATGCCAACTGGAAAGAAGTACGCGCCTTCCTCGATGAAATGTCCGCCAAGCACGGTTTTGACCGCGCCGAACTCGATACCCTGATCGGCAAGGTGCGCTATGTCGAGTCAACCGTGCAGTTGATGAAGCCGGCCCCGCCTGGCAAGCCGAAGAACTGGCAAGCCTACAGCGCCCGCTTCATCGAGCCGGTGCGCATCAATGCGGGCGTGAAATTCTGGGAAGAGAATGCCGAAGCGCTGGCGCGCGCCGAACGCGATTATGGCGTGCCGGCCGAAATCATCGTCGGCATCATCGGCGTGGAAACCGTGTACGGACGCAACACGGGCCGTTTCCGCGTGCTCGATGCGCTGACGACCCTGGCGTTTTCCTATCCGGAAAGCCCGACGCGCGCCGCGCGCATGGAATTCTTCAAGGGGGAACTGGAAAACGCGCTGCTGTACGCACGCAAGGATGGCATCGATCCCTTGACCCTGCTCGGCTCGTATGCGGGCGCCATCGGCCTGCCCCAGTTCATGCCCAGCAGCATCATGAAATACGCGGTGGACTTCGATGGCGATGGTCACATCGACCTGCGCAATTCCACCGCCGACGCCATCGGCAGCGTGGCGCATTTCCTCGTCGAACACGGCTGGCGGCGCGATGATCCGGCCATCAGCACGTATCGCGTCACCGTCTCATCCAGCCACGCCTGGGAAAAGTTCATCGGTCAGGGCTTGCAAGCCAAGTACCGGTTGGCAGAATTGCAGGAAGCCGGCGTGAGTACCGTCTCATCCCCACCCCAGAACATGCTGTTCGGCTTGATCGATCTGCAAAATGGTTCAGAAGCAACTGAGTATCACTTGGCAAGCAATAACTTTTTTGCTATAACTCAGTACAACAGAAGTTATTTTTATGCCATGTCTGTCATCGACTTGGGCAAGGCCATCAGCCAAGTGCGCGCACGCTAA
- a CDS encoding DUF3488 and transglutaminase-like domain-containing protein: MMRWLSSLPRDKADILLLLLAAAMVLAPHAQHLPPWLSVATAAPLLWRAIITVRGQRQPQLSVLAPLALLGIAGVYASYGSVLGRDAGVAMLALMLALKSLEMHGRRDIFVFVFLCFFLLLANFFHAQGILSAAWMLATVIVLLAALLSAQYGTLQPRLAQRLGLLGRMLALAIPLAAVMFLAVPRVDGPLWGAAPEGAQARTGLSDSMQPGAIASLALSGEPVFTARFSTTIPPQDQLYWRGVVLGDYDGATWTRRGAGRHAPASDSRIDITLEGQPSQYEVTLQASGQRRIFALDLPRSIERLPGNPYVVSSALEVLTIQPIASTVRYRASSQSRYRLQAGLSLTQQQPWLALPAGSNPRSVAWASALRGSGARALAPADAIAAVLEYFRRAPFRYTLQPPLLGKQGVDDFLFSTQAGFCEHYAGSFVVLMRAMGIPARVVTGYQGGLRNAADNSLSVRQSDAHAWSEVWLAGRGWVRVDPTSAVAPLRTERNLGAALPAAPSPLTAWRALAGLDGGAHGTIAAWRQQWQQAEHAWSSWVLDTTPQRQRAMLDRVKNLPARTLAFACAVLALLSAMAGVLVWWWQARQGDPLEALYAQFCRQQARRGYSRAPHEGPHGYAARLAAGKATPETHAAIAQFLAIYAAMKYGNANPYEQSRARHSLRRLLTQCR; encoded by the coding sequence ATGATGCGCTGGCTGAGCAGCTTGCCGCGCGACAAGGCCGACATCCTGCTGCTGTTGCTGGCCGCCGCCATGGTGCTGGCACCGCATGCGCAGCACCTGCCCCCGTGGTTGTCGGTAGCGACAGCGGCACCGCTGCTGTGGCGCGCCATCATTACCGTGCGGGGCCAGCGCCAGCCGCAGCTAAGCGTGCTGGCGCCGCTGGCCCTGCTGGGCATCGCCGGCGTGTACGCCAGCTATGGCAGCGTGCTGGGACGCGATGCGGGCGTGGCCATGCTGGCCCTGATGCTGGCCTTGAAATCGCTGGAAATGCATGGCCGGCGCGACATTTTTGTCTTCGTCTTCCTTTGTTTCTTTTTGCTATTGGCCAATTTTTTCCATGCGCAAGGCATCCTCAGCGCCGCCTGGATGCTCGCGACCGTCATCGTGCTGCTGGCCGCCCTGCTCTCGGCCCAGTACGGCACGCTGCAGCCCCGATTGGCGCAAAGGCTGGGCTTGCTCGGGCGCATGCTGGCGCTGGCCATTCCCCTGGCGGCCGTGATGTTTCTTGCCGTGCCGCGCGTCGACGGCCCCCTGTGGGGCGCAGCACCAGAAGGGGCGCAGGCGCGCACGGGCTTGTCCGACAGCATGCAGCCGGGCGCGATCGCCTCGCTGGCTCTGTCGGGCGAACCCGTCTTCACGGCCCGCTTTTCCACGACGATTCCGCCGCAAGACCAGCTGTACTGGCGCGGCGTGGTGCTGGGTGACTACGATGGCGCCACTTGGACGCGCCGGGGCGCCGGCCGGCATGCGCCTGCCAGCGACAGCCGCATCGACATCACCCTCGAAGGCCAGCCCAGCCAATACGAAGTGACCTTGCAAGCGAGCGGCCAGCGGCGCATTTTCGCGCTGGACCTGCCGCGCAGCATCGAACGCCTGCCCGGCAATCCGTATGTCGTGTCGTCCGCGCTGGAAGTGCTGACCATACAGCCCATTGCTTCGACCGTGCGCTACCGCGCCAGTTCCCAGTCCCGCTACCGGCTGCAGGCGGGCTTGTCTTTGACCCAGCAGCAGCCATGGCTGGCCTTGCCCGCTGGCAGCAACCCGCGCAGCGTGGCCTGGGCCAGCGCCTTGCGCGGCAGCGGCGCGCGCGCGCTGGCCCCCGCCGACGCCATCGCCGCCGTGCTTGAGTATTTCCGCCGCGCGCCATTCCGCTACACCCTGCAGCCACCGCTGCTGGGCAAGCAAGGCGTCGATGACTTCCTGTTTAGCACGCAGGCGGGCTTCTGCGAGCATTACGCGGGCAGCTTTGTCGTGCTGATGCGCGCCATGGGCATCCCAGCGCGCGTCGTCACGGGCTACCAGGGCGGCCTGCGCAACGCTGCAGACAACAGCTTGAGCGTGCGCCAGTCCGATGCCCATGCCTGGAGCGAGGTGTGGCTGGCGGGCCGGGGCTGGGTGCGCGTCGACCCCACCAGCGCCGTTGCGCCCCTGCGCACGGAGCGCAACCTGGGCGCCGCCCTGCCAGCGGCCCCGTCGCCGCTGACGGCCTGGCGCGCCCTGGCCGGCCTCGATGGCGGCGCGCACGGAACGATTGCCGCGTGGCGCCAGCAATGGCAGCAAGCCGAGCACGCCTGGAGCAGCTGGGTGCTCGACACCACGCCGCAACGCCAGCGCGCCATGCTCGATCGTGTGAAAAATTTGCCGGCTAGGACCCTGGCATTCGCTTGCGCCGTGCTGGCCTTGCTGTCCGCCATGGCCGGCGTACTGGTCTGGTGGTGGCAAGCGCGGCAAGGCGATCCCCTCGAGGCCCTGTACGCACAGTTTTGCCGCCAGCAGGCGCGGCGCGGCTACAGCCGTGCGCCGCATGAAGGGCCGCACGGTTATGCTGCCCGCCTGGCCGCAGGCAAAGCCACGCCCGAAACGCATGCCGCCATCGCACAGTTTCTGGCAATCTATGCCGCGATGAAGTATGGTAATGCCAACCCATACGAACAATCCCGCGCGCGGCACAGCTTGCGCCGCCTGTTAACCCAATGCCGATGA
- a CDS encoding DUF58 domain-containing protein — MRWGNISWLPTRPWLGAQRVHIRPSRAGLAFAALLLALWIAAVNYRLGLGYALTYFAAACAIADMLFTSRNLAGLSLAATPGEPVFAGSHAFFTLHLINRSTRPRHAIRLAIIGSPRAPSLADIAAHGETAVSIGMPAPQRGWFDAPSILLSGSFPLGLFVAWCHWRPDARVLVYPQPEQNAPPLPLLAGTVRQARQPGTRGGVVELAGVRAYQAGDPLQRLAWRQIARHDGEHLFSKHFQPGADAPTGVAHGTHGNLMLDHAALHALAPEARLSRLAAWVLQAERMGLPYGLRLGALTLAPALGANQREACLRALALHGLPQRQETP; from the coding sequence ATGCGTTGGGGCAATATTTCATGGCTGCCCACGCGCCCCTGGCTGGGCGCGCAGCGCGTGCACATCCGCCCCTCGCGCGCGGGTCTGGCGTTTGCCGCCCTGCTGCTGGCACTGTGGATCGCCGCCGTCAATTACCGCCTGGGCCTGGGCTATGCGCTGACGTATTTCGCGGCCGCCTGCGCTATCGCCGACATGCTGTTTACCAGCCGTAACCTGGCGGGACTGTCGCTGGCGGCCACGCCGGGCGAGCCCGTGTTTGCCGGCAGCCACGCTTTTTTTACCTTGCACCTGATCAACCGCAGCACCCGCCCGCGCCATGCGATCCGCCTGGCCATCATCGGTTCGCCGCGAGCACCGAGCCTGGCCGATATCGCCGCCCACGGGGAAACGGCCGTCAGCATCGGCATGCCGGCACCGCAACGGGGCTGGTTCGATGCGCCATCCATCCTCCTGTCCGGCAGTTTTCCACTGGGCCTGTTTGTCGCCTGGTGCCATTGGCGGCCCGACGCACGCGTGCTCGTGTATCCACAGCCAGAACAGAATGCGCCACCGCTGCCCTTGCTGGCCGGCACGGTACGGCAGGCCCGGCAGCCTGGCACGCGCGGCGGAGTCGTGGAACTGGCGGGCGTGCGCGCCTACCAAGCCGGCGACCCCTTGCAGCGCCTGGCCTGGCGCCAGATCGCCCGCCATGATGGCGAGCATTTGTTCAGCAAGCACTTCCAGCCTGGTGCCGACGCGCCAACGGGCGTAGCGCACGGCACGCATGGCAACCTTATGCTCGACCACGCGGCCCTGCACGCGCTGGCGCCGGAAGCGCGCCTGTCACGCCTGGCAGCCTGGGTGCTGCAGGCGGAACGCATGGGCCTGCCGTATGGCTTGCGCCTGGGTGCGCTGACTCTGGCGCCGGCCCTGGGCGCCAATCAGCGCGAAGCCTGCCTGCGCGCGCTGGCCCTGCATGGCTTGCCTCAGCGACAGGAAACGCCATGA
- a CDS encoding MoxR family ATPase, translating to MFSKIHQAAQQIGEVLVGKHVQIRQTLACVLAGGHLLIEDVPGVGKTTLAHALAISLGLQWKRQQFTSDLLPADVAGMSVYDRGSGSFIFHPGPLFTQVLLADEINRATPKTQSGLLEAMEERQVTLDGVTHALPQPFFVIATQNCVHQLGTFPLPESQLDRFLMCVTLGYPDTAAERALLLGADRRAMLQTLPAVMNAEELLQAQAGLRAIHASPAVVDYVLALVHATRVPGVFADGLSPRAALALLQAARAWAALAGRDHVTPDDVQAVLLPVCAHRLHAAQGSTDSRALLQHMLLSIPV from the coding sequence ATGTTTTCGAAAATACACCAGGCCGCACAGCAGATCGGCGAAGTTCTCGTTGGCAAACATGTCCAGATCCGCCAGACCCTCGCCTGCGTGCTGGCGGGCGGCCACCTGCTGATCGAAGACGTGCCTGGCGTGGGCAAGACCACCTTGGCCCATGCGCTGGCCATCTCGCTGGGGCTGCAATGGAAGCGCCAGCAATTTACCAGCGACCTGCTGCCGGCCGACGTGGCCGGCATGAGCGTGTATGACCGCGGCAGCGGCAGCTTCATCTTCCACCCAGGTCCCCTGTTCACGCAAGTGCTGCTGGCCGACGAGATCAACCGCGCCACGCCGAAGACGCAATCGGGCTTGCTCGAAGCGATGGAAGAGCGGCAAGTGACGCTCGATGGCGTCACCCACGCGCTGCCGCAGCCGTTTTTCGTCATCGCCACGCAAAACTGCGTGCACCAGTTGGGCACCTTCCCCCTGCCTGAATCTCAGCTCGACCGTTTTCTCATGTGCGTCACTCTGGGCTACCCCGATACGGCAGCCGAACGGGCGCTGCTGCTGGGCGCCGACCGCCGCGCCATGCTGCAAACCTTGCCGGCCGTCATGAACGCGGAAGAATTGCTGCAGGCGCAAGCGGGCCTGCGCGCCATCCACGCCTCGCCCGCCGTCGTCGACTACGTGCTGGCCCTCGTGCATGCCACCCGCGTGCCGGGCGTGTTTGCCGATGGCCTCAGCCCGCGCGCCGCGCTGGCCCTGTTGCAGGCGGCGCGCGCCTGGGCCGCCCTGGCCGGACGCGACCACGTCACGCCCGACGACGTGCAAGCCGTACTGTTACCCGTCTGCGCCCACCGCCTGCATGCGGCGCAAGGGTCCACGGACAGCCGCGCCCTGCTGCAGCACATGCTGTTGAGTATCCCCGTCTGA
- a CDS encoding histone deacetylase family protein: MSTAIYTHPDCQRHEMGDWHPESPARLQAINDQLILAHISDLVEHRDGARAQMSDIERNHSATAIGLVRDNVPPEGDYYPLDGDTLLNAHSYDAALAAAGSAVAATDAVIDGEISNAFCAIRPPGHHARPSEPMGFCLFNNVAIAAKHALDVRGLERVAIVDFDVHHGNGTAESVANDPRILMVSFFQHPFYPYSDVESYTDTRVNVPVPARSKGDAVRQLVLDHWLPALHRQQPQMIFISAGFDAHREDDVGGMGLVEADYTWLTQQMMAVANQYAKGRIVSCLEGGYNLSSLGRSVAAHVKALAEL, from the coding sequence ATGAGCACAGCCATTTATACCCATCCCGATTGCCAGCGCCATGAAATGGGCGACTGGCACCCTGAATCGCCGGCCCGCTTGCAGGCCATCAACGATCAATTGATCCTCGCGCACATCAGCGACCTGGTCGAGCACCGTGACGGCGCGCGCGCGCAAATGTCTGACATCGAGCGCAACCACAGCGCCACGGCGATCGGTCTGGTGCGCGACAATGTGCCGCCCGAGGGCGACTACTATCCGCTCGACGGCGATACCTTGCTCAACGCGCACAGTTACGACGCGGCGCTGGCGGCGGCAGGTTCGGCCGTGGCTGCCACGGACGCTGTCATCGATGGCGAGATCAGCAACGCCTTTTGTGCGATCCGCCCGCCCGGCCACCATGCGCGGCCCAGCGAGCCCATGGGTTTCTGCCTGTTCAACAATGTCGCCATTGCCGCCAAGCATGCGCTCGACGTGCGCGGGCTCGAACGCGTCGCCATCGTCGACTTTGACGTGCATCATGGCAATGGTACGGCCGAATCCGTGGCGAACGACCCGCGCATCCTGATGGTGAGTTTTTTCCAGCACCCGTTTTATCCGTACAGCGACGTCGAGTCCTACACGGACACGCGCGTCAACGTGCCCGTGCCGGCCCGCTCGAAGGGCGATGCCGTGCGCCAGCTGGTGCTTGACCACTGGTTGCCGGCGCTGCACCGGCAGCAGCCGCAGATGATTTTCATTTCCGCCGGTTTCGATGCCCACCGCGAAGACGACGTGGGCGGCATGGGCCTGGTGGAGGCCGACTACACGTGGCTGACGCAGCAGATGATGGCCGTGGCCAATCAGTATGCCAAGGGCCGCATCGTCAGCTGCCTCGAGGGGGGCTACAACCTGTCGTCGCTGGGCCGCAGCGTGGCGGCGCATGTGAAGGCGCTGGCGGAGCTGTAA
- the ylqF gene encoding ribosome biogenesis GTPase YlqF yields MAIQWYPGHMNAARKKAAETMENTDLVIEVVDARLPAASCNPMVDELRLFRQRPCLKILNKTDLADPAATAAWVAYFNAQEGVTAYAMTTKKPGDVARIPDLAKSLAPHRGVPTKPLRIMIMGIPNVGKSTLMNALLKKRVAKVGDEPAVTKMQQKLYLDKNTILVDTPGMLWPKIAIPSDGLMLAASHAIGSNALIEEEVAVFLAEELLKRYPDLLAARYGTKVGEVDAIGVVEGIAAKRGFRIKGGDYDFEKASHTLLLDYRSGILGRISLETPDTRAALLAQHAAEMAEKAAIAAAIAAEKAKNAARGKRGT; encoded by the coding sequence ATGGCGATACAATGGTACCCAGGACACATGAACGCGGCCCGCAAGAAAGCGGCCGAGACCATGGAAAATACCGACCTGGTGATTGAAGTGGTGGACGCGCGCCTGCCGGCAGCCAGTTGCAATCCCATGGTGGACGAGCTGCGCCTGTTCCGCCAGCGCCCTTGCCTGAAGATACTTAACAAGACCGACCTGGCCGATCCGGCTGCCACTGCCGCCTGGGTGGCCTATTTCAATGCCCAGGAAGGCGTGACCGCGTATGCGATGACGACCAAGAAGCCGGGCGATGTGGCGCGCATCCCGGACCTGGCCAAATCGCTGGCGCCGCACCGCGGCGTGCCGACCAAGCCGCTGCGCATCATGATCATGGGCATCCCCAACGTGGGCAAGTCTACCCTGATGAATGCGCTGCTGAAAAAGCGCGTGGCCAAGGTGGGCGACGAACCAGCCGTGACGAAGATGCAGCAAAAGTTGTATCTGGATAAAAACACTATCCTGGTCGACACGCCCGGCATGTTGTGGCCGAAGATCGCCATCCCCAGCGATGGCCTGATGCTGGCGGCCAGCCACGCCATCGGCTCGAACGCGCTGATCGAAGAGGAAGTGGCCGTGTTCCTGGCCGAGGAATTGCTCAAGCGCTATCCAGACTTGCTGGCGGCCCGCTATGGCACCAAGGTTGGTGAAGTCGACGCCATCGGCGTGGTCGAGGGCATTGCCGCCAAGCGCGGTTTCCGCATCAAGGGCGGCGACTACGATTTCGAGAAAGCTTCGCATACCTTGCTGCTGGACTACCGCAGCGGCATCCTCGGGCGCATCTCGCTGGAAACGCCCGACACGCGCGCGGCCCTGCTGGCCCAGCACGCGGCCGAGATGGCGGAAAAAGCGGCCATAGCGGCAGCGATTGCCGCCGAAAAGGCGAAGAATGCGGCGCGGGGCAAGCGCGGCACGTAA